The genomic interval TCCTCCGGCTGCAGTACAAAATGCTGGTACTGTTTGAGCAGTTTGGCAGGTTCACCGTTTTTATCATTGAGATCGCCGAAGACTCTTGCCCCGGATGGGCATGCATCTACACAATAGGGCAGCTCGTTGTTTTTTACACGGTGGTCGCAGAAAATACACTTTTCTACGATATTGTCCCGACGCACACTTTCATAGTCCGGATGATTGTAGCGGGTCTGATGCGGAGGTACCGATCCGGTAATCGAGGAAATTTCCGCTCCCGATCCGGTTCTCCCTTGAAGAAGCTCGGTCTTGTCCCTGTAGAAAGGATGGGTCGGTTGACCTTCTTCATTATAGCTGATGACGCTGTATTCCCCGTAAGCCCCGTCTTTGGTAACCTCATACATACTGTAGGGACAGGCGTCCTGGCAGGCGCGGCAGCCGATGCAGCGTTCGTCATTGTGCATGGTAATGCCGTCCTCCGTTTTATACATGGCCTTCGGTTCCACCGGACAGGCCTCGACGCAGGGGGCGTCGCTGCAGTGATTGCAAAGAACCGGCAGTGTCCTGAAGGTGGTGTCGGGAAATTTTCCCTCCGTTTCATGAAGGAAATCGGCCCAGTTGTAGGT from Desulfopila inferna carries:
- a CDS encoding 4Fe-4S dicluster domain-containing protein → MTQYGMIIDLRKCVGCGACALACKTENNTAIRKDGQTYNWADFLHETEGKFPDTTFRTLPVLCNHCSDAPCVEACPVEPKAMYKTEDGITMHNDERCIGCRACQDACPYSMYEVTKDGAYGEYSVISYNEEGQPTHPFYRDKTELLQGRTGSGAEISSITGSVPPHQTRYNHPDYESVRRDNIVEKCIFCDHRVKNNELPYCVDACPSGARVFGDLNDKNGEPAKLLKQYQHFVLQPEEGTKPNVFYIRDYSAKV